In one Ictalurus furcatus strain D&B chromosome 10, Billie_1.0, whole genome shotgun sequence genomic region, the following are encoded:
- the mef2b gene encoding myocyte-specific enhancer factor 2B isoform X1, with protein sequence MTQKKKLNYALIFLQNHSLEKNIMGRKKIQISRILDQRNRQVTFTKRKFGLMKKAYELSVLCDCEIALIIFNSTNRLFQYASTDMDKVLLKYTEYSEPHESRTNNDILETLRRKGLGLDGAELEHEDNMQTGQEKYLLNEGMDLSIARQRYYAPSVHPSEAQMLMGVGCENGYPSNMNLGANRPSSFKPLSSRPGSAAPAGANTHAALMGTHAGFGYSVFSHGNLSRALDMKTPPPLSLTNDGRRGEVHPGVGVARGNLTNARALYQSMHSGGHMASTGKPWNYGTSEFCHPGYTVGFQRRSANTWQPLTQQEPQPSVIHAGMSTGGGCFYSSQGSSPSSPPLSSLKLNIKSECVSPEHTCSPGTPSSHHSPVGGPDGMSQPPGPYVDMDREESEMNLKHVEVGDGWQR encoded by the exons atgacacagaaaaaaaaactgaactacGCATTGATATTTTTACAGAACCATTCTCTGGAAAAGAACATCATGGGGCgaaagaaaatacagatctCACGGATTCTTGACCAACGAAATCGTCAG GTGACGTTCACCAAGCGTAAATTTGGCCTGATGAAAAAGGCCTACGAGCTGAGTGTGCTGTGTGACTGTGAAATTGCTCTCATCATCTTCAACAGCACCAATCGTCTCTTCCAGTACGCCAGCACTGACATGGACAAAGTGCTCCTCAAATACACTGAGTACAGCGAGCCTCATGAGAGCCGCACCAACAATGACATACTCGAg ACCTTACGTAGGAAAGGGCTGGGCCTGGACGGAGCTGAGCTTGAACATGAGGACAACATGCAGACAGGCCAGGAGAAATATCTACTGAATGAGGGCATGGATCTCTCCATCGCCAGGCAACGTTACTAT GCTCCCTCTGTACATCCATCAGAGGCTCAAATGTTAATGGGCGTTGGCTGTGAGAACGGTTACCCATCAAACATGAATCTGGGAGCAAACCGACCTTCATCCTTCAAGCCTCTCAGCTCCAGGCCTGGATCTGCTGCTCCTGCTGGAGCCAACACACACGCCGCACTCATGGGCACACACGCAG GCTTTGGCTACTCAGTGTTTTCCCATGGCAACCTGAGCCGAGCGCTGGATATGAAGACCCCGCCTCCGCTGAGTTTGACCAATGACGGGCGGCGTGGGGAGGTCCACCCTGGAGTGGGTGTAGCCCGCGGCAATCTGACTAATGCG AGAGCGCTGTATCAGAGCATGCATTCTGGAGGCCACATGGCGTCCACAGGGAAGCCCTGGAATTATGGGACTTCAG AGTTTTGCCACCCGGGATACACAGTGGGTTTTCAGCGTCGCTCTGCAAACACCTGGCAGCCTCTCACACAGCAGgagccacagccatctgtgatCCACGcagg GATGTCTACAGGTGGAGGATGTTTTTACTCTTCCCAAGGCTCCTCCCCCTCATCCCCACCTCTCTCCTCCCTCAAACTGAACATCAAATCAGAGTGCGTCTCTCCTGAACATACGTGCTCCCCGGGCACACCTTCTTCCCATCATTCACCAGTGGGTGGTCCTGACGGGATGAGCCAGCCTCCAGGGCCGTACGTGGACATGgacagagaggagagtgagatgAATTTGAAGCACGTGGAGGTCGGTGACGGTTGGCAGAGATAG
- the mef2b gene encoding myocyte-specific enhancer factor 2B isoform X2 — protein MGRKKIQISRILDQRNRQVTFTKRKFGLMKKAYELSVLCDCEIALIIFNSTNRLFQYASTDMDKVLLKYTEYSEPHESRTNNDILETLRRKGLGLDGAELEHEDNMQTGQEKYLLNEGMDLSIARQRYYAPSVHPSEAQMLMGVGCENGYPSNMNLGANRPSSFKPLSSRPGSAAPAGANTHAALMGTHAGFGYSVFSHGNLSRALDMKTPPPLSLTNDGRRGEVHPGVGVARGNLTNARALYQSMHSGGHMASTGKPWNYGTSEFCHPGYTVGFQRRSANTWQPLTQQEPQPSVIHAGMSTGGGCFYSSQGSSPSSPPLSSLKLNIKSECVSPEHTCSPGTPSSHHSPVGGPDGMSQPPGPYVDMDREESEMNLKHVEVGDGWQR, from the exons ATGGGGCgaaagaaaatacagatctCACGGATTCTTGACCAACGAAATCGTCAG GTGACGTTCACCAAGCGTAAATTTGGCCTGATGAAAAAGGCCTACGAGCTGAGTGTGCTGTGTGACTGTGAAATTGCTCTCATCATCTTCAACAGCACCAATCGTCTCTTCCAGTACGCCAGCACTGACATGGACAAAGTGCTCCTCAAATACACTGAGTACAGCGAGCCTCATGAGAGCCGCACCAACAATGACATACTCGAg ACCTTACGTAGGAAAGGGCTGGGCCTGGACGGAGCTGAGCTTGAACATGAGGACAACATGCAGACAGGCCAGGAGAAATATCTACTGAATGAGGGCATGGATCTCTCCATCGCCAGGCAACGTTACTAT GCTCCCTCTGTACATCCATCAGAGGCTCAAATGTTAATGGGCGTTGGCTGTGAGAACGGTTACCCATCAAACATGAATCTGGGAGCAAACCGACCTTCATCCTTCAAGCCTCTCAGCTCCAGGCCTGGATCTGCTGCTCCTGCTGGAGCCAACACACACGCCGCACTCATGGGCACACACGCAG GCTTTGGCTACTCAGTGTTTTCCCATGGCAACCTGAGCCGAGCGCTGGATATGAAGACCCCGCCTCCGCTGAGTTTGACCAATGACGGGCGGCGTGGGGAGGTCCACCCTGGAGTGGGTGTAGCCCGCGGCAATCTGACTAATGCG AGAGCGCTGTATCAGAGCATGCATTCTGGAGGCCACATGGCGTCCACAGGGAAGCCCTGGAATTATGGGACTTCAG AGTTTTGCCACCCGGGATACACAGTGGGTTTTCAGCGTCGCTCTGCAAACACCTGGCAGCCTCTCACACAGCAGgagccacagccatctgtgatCCACGcagg GATGTCTACAGGTGGAGGATGTTTTTACTCTTCCCAAGGCTCCTCCCCCTCATCCCCACCTCTCTCCTCCCTCAAACTGAACATCAAATCAGAGTGCGTCTCTCCTGAACATACGTGCTCCCCGGGCACACCTTCTTCCCATCATTCACCAGTGGGTGGTCCTGACGGGATGAGCCAGCCTCCAGGGCCGTACGTGGACATGgacagagaggagagtgagatgAATTTGAAGCACGTGGAGGTCGGTGACGGTTGGCAGAGATAG
- the tmem221 gene encoding transmembrane protein 221 codes for MSYSQRALLVLALLGVLSAIMSLMSVSLIFQLNAVVKESGSAVPGEMWAVLKPLSAVLSALSLTLNSSAAIICLLHAHFTTEMWREHTHRAEWFLSDSRVIRHVAIGLFCTGISFYLGALSIYMLLVFEIETGIASVCVLSSGVLVLLVLVAHTLVRAACTSKHFLNQHINTMYQNDPESSAGICTVASELSLREKTTRQRSEDSMNHLFSYTEPKQQHSNEREVYGGSGRMHRTMSTESSLLQTHTKPWNGVNHEMRTVLTRKATGKDSTLV; via the exons ATGAGCTACAGCCAGCGTGCTCTCCTCGTCCTGGCGCTGCTGGGGGTTTTGTCGGCGATCATGTCGCTGATGTCGGTGAGTTTGATTTTCCAGCTGAATGCCGTGGTGAAGGAGTCTGGATCCGCGGTACCGGGGGAAATGTGGGCCGTGTTAAAGCCGCTCTCCGCCGTGCTTTCTgcgctctctctcaccctcaacTCAAGCGCGGCCATCATCTGCCTGCTGCACGCGCACTTTACCACCGAGATgtggagagaacacacacacag gGCTGAATGGTTCCTGTCAGACAGCAGGGTCATTCGACATGTCGCTATCGGCTTGTTTTGCACTGGGATTTCTTTTTACCTTGGTG CTTTGTCCATTTACATGTTGCTGGTCTTTGAGATTGAGACAGGAATAGCCAGCGTGTGTGTGCTCTCTTCTGGTGTACTGGTGCTACTGGTGTTAGTGGCTCATACACTGGTCCGTGCTGCGTGCACATCCAAACACTTTCTCAACCAACACATCAATACCATGTACCAGAACGACCCTGAGAGCAGTGCTGGCATCTGCACAGTAGCATCAGAGCTTAGTCTCCGAGAAAAGACCACGAGACAACGCAGTGAAGACAGCATGAACCACCTGTTCTCCTACACAGAGCCCAAACAACAACACTCCAATGAAAGAGAGGTGTATGGTGGGAGTGGACGCATGCACAGGACCATGTCTACTGAATCCAGCCTgctccagacacacacaaagccctGGAATGGTGTCAACCATGAGATGAGAACTGTGCTGACTCGCAAAGCCACAGGCAAAGACTCTACCTTAGTGTGA